The following DNA comes from Vicugna pacos chromosome 13, VicPac4, whole genome shotgun sequence.
CTCTGAGTCACCGCATTAGCATAGACTCAGGTGTGGTCAAAAGGGGCTCTATATGAATAATGAAAGACATTCCTGTCACTCAGAAAATTCCCAGGGTTttaagagctctgtgccagggaccagggacaaagaccaaatatatattttcattataccacaaaaacattaaataaaaagcAGCAATTAAGatgagaggaagggggagggtatagctcagtggtagagagtgtgCTTAGTGTACACGAAGTCATGGGTTCAAttccctagtacttccattaaaaataataataataataataaacctacctaccccccaaaaattttttttaaaggagagaaaaataaatttagctttttaattttttgtgcagGAAAGACCTTTTGCTGAAAAATCCTGTTAACATTTTCATGTTATGCTTCATGATTACATCTATGAAGATGACTGTGCATTTATATGAATTACATTAACCTACTTCCTAATAATTGAATCtttgcattccaggaataaatcccacttggtcattaCTGGATTCTACTTGCTAACATTTTGTGCATAATCTTGGCATGGATGTAATGTCagtctgtgttttcttccagcttcattttttGCCACTGACTGCCCCCAGATCTACCCGAAGCTTCCCTGTAGCCAATTTTCCTTTAAGACTCAGCTCAGTTGTCCTCCCATTTATTCGTTCAGCAATattactgagcacctgttgtgTATCAGGTACTAAGTAGAAATTGGTAATAAATGGCACAAGCAGGCAGATAGAGATCATCCTTAGTCTCTTGGCACTTTAAAGTGTTAAGTCCTGTTTCCTTTGGGAATTCTTACCTGAACCTCTTAGCCGAGATTAGTGTATCTCTTACACTGTACTATAATagcggttctcaaagtgtggtctgtagACCCCTAGGGTTCCCCAGACCCTTTCAGAGGATCTGTGAAGTCAGAACTACTTTTTTATTTGGTCTTTTCACTGTGTTAATATTTGCACTGGTGGTTCAAAAGCAGTAAAGGTAGAAGTCCTGGCTCCTTAGCACAAATTGAGGCAACAGCATCCAACTGTATTGTTGTCATTGTATTATTTACCACCATGTacttagaattaaaaaaagaaaaagtcactttttacttaaaaatatcctTAATATCTTGATAAGAACTATTGATGTTATTACAGATAATTACACGGCTTTTTAGTATTCTGTTTGGCAAAGCAGGAAGTATGCTTAAAGTGTTTCTGCTGTATCTCAGTATTGATGATTACCTTGAGGAAAAGAACTTGTGTAATTGTTTGAGTTGTGGGCTGCTTTTTTTCATGGAACACTtttctcaaaagaataaaaaaagacatacCATTGTTATTCAGACTTGGATATTTGGCAGAtatcttcttaaaaataaagtgatcTGTCACAGCAAGGGAAATAACACAGTATTTGTTTGCAgtgataaaattcaaactttcaaGTGAAATcacaattttggaaaacttgtattTGCCATCATAAGCTTGACAGCTTCCCAGTGcttgaagatttttttctggtGGAGGTTGGTGGTGCTATTAACaaacaggttttttaaaaattctatatgaTGTGTCAACATTATTTGTAAAATTCAATGAACTAATACTTTACCCAAAACCaatgtttaatattatataaTCAGGCATGAGTATGATCTGTTCTAAGCACAAGATAGAGCAATGGATTTTAATGTTACAGAGTGTGAAAAGTTCATTGTTACAGCTTCAGATTCTACATTGCAACTAACCCTTAAAAAATTGTCCCCTACATTGCAACTAACCTTTAAAAGACTGCCACGATTCTAGTTTGGTGTGATATCAAGAAAGactatacaattttttttaaaagctgctaaAATATGTCTCCCTTTTTCTCCTGCATATCTGtgagttagattttatttatgtaCTTCAACTTAATCAACATTGCAACACGTTAAAAAGtcagacattaaaaatatttgcagacaTGCTAAATGGTACCACTTTTCTCActaaattttttgaaaatatagttGTGTTTTATAAAATGTGAAATTCATGTTCAATAAAATgggcttattatttttaaatgaattgataagtatttttaaattgtttcaatTAAAATTTCTAGTATAGTTAATATTGCCAGATACAACCTTTATAAACAAAAGGTCTTTGGGGTCCTTAATAATTTTTATGGAGTAAAGATTTCCTGAGACCAAAAGATCTGAGAATCACTGCCCTACAGCAATCTGTCACTGACTTTTTAAACTGTGTTTTTAATTGAGATCTAATTTACATGTAGTAAAGTGCTCATATCTTAGATATGAAGTCCAGTGAGTTTTGATAAACAGATACATCTGTGTAAGGAACACTCCAGTCAGGCTctagaacatttctgtcacctcCGAAAGTTCCCTTTTGCCCCTTTCCAGTCAGTTTTAGAGTTGCGTATAAGTGGGATCACACAGTATAGATTCTTTTATGCCTGATTTCTTCACTCGGATCAAAGATAAACACAGCTAGACATTAGAGTGGTGAATGGACTTTATTCAGTAACTGCTGGCAGTAGGGGAAAGAGCCCTGCTCCCTTTGGATCTGTGCAGAGGTGATTGGGCCTTTTAAAGGGAAAatgaggggtgaggggagagcAGGGGCTTAGCAGACACTGAGAAGTGAAAAATCACAAAGGTTGGTCAGTAGAAATTCGTTTAAGCCCTCAGTGTTTGCTGGCTGGCAGTGATCAAGTTCAGGATTCTATCCTCCCACAGGGACCGGGAGTCCTTCctgatgattacatttcaaaggaaTGGCCTCCAGTCTTTGAGAAAGACACTTTGAGTTGTAAGAGATAAATATTCACAATTGTAAGCCCTTTTTAGTAAATGCGCTAAGAAAGGGAGGTCAAGGGCTTATTGTCAGGCTGGAACGAACAGTAAATTCTCACTCAGTGTAGAGCTTTCTCAGGCAGGCATTATAATGGTGGGGCTAGGGTGACGCTAGGAACACAGCCTCCAGCTGCTAGAAGCCACGCTGAAGTTTGGTCAGGTCTCTTAGTCCAGGGGGTTTGAATGGCGTTCTGTGCTGAGAGTTCTgcaattttcacttaacatttttaaagacacaTGTTAATGAACGTATCAGTAGTTCATGCTGCTTTATTGCTGAGTGGTGTTGCATTGTATTCCTCAGTGTGTTTATCCATTTTCCTGACAGACATTGGATTTTTTATTTGGGGGAATAAAATTGCTGTGAACATTCTGATATTTCCACATACTTTGTGGCCACATACTTTCATTTCTCTAGGGTTAATACCTGTCATTTTCTTTACCTTGTTTGTCATCTCTATTAGTCATGGAGCCCCTTTGTGCTTAAAATGTATTGGATCCTCGGTAATATTTTTGAGTAAATTAGAGATAAGTTTGAATCTTGAATGCCACCAGAAGATGTGTTAAAATGTAAAGTGCACTAACCTGGGAGTGAGAAAATCTCAATTCTAGTCCCAACTCTGCTTCTAATCAGCAGTGTAGTCCTAAACAAGTCACATAGTCTCTCTGGATTTCAGGTTTCTTCTTGTAAGTGAAGGAATTCTATTAAATGATCTCTGAGACTTCTTTTCAGCCTGAATATTCTATGATCCTAAGTAGAAAGAATTGATAGAAGTCATACTAAGAGTGAAGAGTAGACTCTGAAATGTTGAGATAACAGATCAAGGGGGACCTTGGTGTTCCTGGCAGCTGTTACTTCCTGGTGTTCCCGTGAGAGTATCAGGAAAAAGCTTGTAATACATACTGTAGAGTTTGCTTTCCAAAACTATTTTATCGGCCAAGGATATCATTGAGGAGTCCTTCAAATGCAAGAAACCAAGAAATGAAAAAACTTGgcttatgttaaaaataaaaacctgtttTGTCTGGGAGTTGGCTAGCTGTTCATGAAAAGGTGAGACAGGGAAATCTGGAATTTTCTGTCTTCGATGATGTAGTTCccagaattttgatcatttaCACAGTAGATATTTAGAAAAGATACTGACTTGTTTTATTGAGGAGAAGTAACAAAAGCAGCAAATGGCATTTGTTTATTGAGAAACTACGATGTATGAGACATTTTGTAAATAACCTTAGAAGACCGTGGCCCTCTGGAAATTGtcattcatttaaatataaatcttGTCTTAAAAAAACAACTCTTTAATATCAATATGCTAATATTATGTAACTATGAgttcttttatttaatattagtTCAGTTATTTAACGTTAACAGAATAACTGTAAATGCTTAgaagaaatttttgaaaacaaaaaataaccctTAGGAAAGTAATTAGCTTTGGGGTAATGGTTAGTAAAAGGTGTGTGATCGGCCCACATTTTCTTGTTCTTCAGGGATGATGTTCTTAATAATGATCTAGAGTTATTTTCTTGTGATTTGCAAGTCAGTCTTAGTTACTTACAagtgtttttccttctctccctcagatttggatcatacagcggATGTCCAGTGAGTATAGCTGGAGTTTATGCCTTTGTAATTATGTGCTTAAAACAGGAAGGCTGATGTTTTAATCTTGATGTccctagttttaatttttctctgcctATTTTGGTTCCtttagaacatgaaaatgaatatttaaaagcaCCCAGTTTGTGTCATTAAATTGATTGAGGCCTTTGGTTTTGTATTTAacatgttgattttattttttctttgctgtcAAGTTTTCTCTCTTGCAGCAATTACATTACACAGGGCATGAATGCATTTCTTTAGGTTACACGCATGGGGAGATACTCTGGAGGAAGCATTTGAGCAGTGTGCGATGGCCATGTTTGGTTACATGACAGATACGGGGACCGTCGAGCCCCTCCAAACAGTAGAAGTGGAAACTCAAGGTAACCAGTTTGTTCGTAAGGAAGAAATTGTTATACAAGTGTTCAGTATCCTACATAATTTCTGTAAATGTTCACAGTAAGAACAACAAAATTGATTATGAGCTTGTTCTTTCAAGTAGCCCAAGAAATTCATTGCACTGTTAAATTCAAGCAAGTTTTTAGAGATGAGAATTATTAAACACCATaccattgtgggttttttttttaaattttgggggtaaggtaattaggtttttatttatttatttattttaatggaggtactggggttgaacccaggacctcgtgtgtactaagcaagtgctctaccactgagccatacccttccCTCTCATTGTGGCTCTTTTTGATCCTGTGTAGGAGATGACTTACagtctcttttatttcactttttggaTGAGTGGCTTTATAAATTCAGCGCTGATGAGTTCTTCATACCCCGGGTAagcaaaagtttttcttttttactgagcAAATGGATTCTTAGTTCATATTTTAGAATAAAACTAATGATTTAAAATAGAACATGTGATGCAAAACCTAGCCACAGAGATATGTAAGATGATGATTTGCAGAAATTATAATAACCATAGGCTTTTCTTGGTTAACCTGAGTTTGCCCTTGTATATGCATTTTGCATTTAAATCTCTTATTACAAACTTGCCACTCATCAGGATTGTATGATAAGAATGCACCTACTGTCCTCACTGTCTCTATCTGAACTTTTTATGTCTCCTAAGTTTGAGCTATATTTATATCCATCCATATGTTTCTTTTGTCCCATTTGAAATTTGGCAGTTCTGCCATCTTGGCCTAAGTTTAAAAATTGAAGCTTTTAGTTTTCCTTAAAGTGAAAAAGGAGAAGCCAAATGGAGATTACTTATTGCCATCAACCTCTAGAAGGGAACGCCTCTCCAGCATCATTGTTATCTGACACACATGGCCTTCCTTGCTTCCACAGTTCCTCCATTCTCTCCCTGCCCAGCTCCACTACGTATATTCTTCCAACTGGGTCATTTGTCCTACAGAATTCAAGTGCTTACCATATTATATAAAGATAGGCTGAGAGTTTTGtcaactataaataaataaagttaaaaaaacccCAGAGTGATTGAAATCCTGTCATCTTCCTCTATGTATCTTACATAAAAATCCTTTTGACACATATTTATAGACTGTACATTTTCAAGAATACTTCCCTTGAGTATGTAAGGAAAAAACcttatttctttgaaatatttagtttattgttctgtttcctttgcttcAGAGAAGTTGTATGCTGTTATCTAGAAAAAGTGATAACTAGGCAAGTTTTAGTAGACAATCTGGTATGaacatatattaaaagaaaaattttttttctttaggaagtGAAAGTGCTTAATATTGATCAAAGAAATTTCAAATTACGGTCAATTGGGTAAGTCCTGAAAACCTTTTAACTAGTAGATTTAGTTTAAGTAGAagatgtttagttacattcttcAGTGAACTCAGTGGGCAGGATGAGAGATAGAAATGTTAAGTCAGAAGACCAATTGCAGCCAGTAGGGCTTTGCAGGTTAAGCTTTGTGAGATACCTAGGAGCAAGGGTTCACCTCAGCTTTGGAGAACCAGAAACTTGCCAGAACAAAGTTGATTTGGGTTGTTAAACCTGATGCCCAGTGTTTTGATTTTTAGCACAAAGAAGATACCATTGCTAGATGGCACAGATAACTTGCATACAGCCTAGCTTGGTGGTGGGAAACACTGGTGCATCTTGTAGATCCTCACACCTGACTCCATTCAAACCAGTTCCTTCTATTTACACGTTGGTCACTCCACcacccaaatctgggtgacagttgtgtTTTCTCAGGGGCACCCGATCCACAGTGGGCGATCAACGTGTTAACAAGTTATACTTTTCCTTCCAGAGTCTGCAAACACTTGATTAGGCCACTTTGATTGGATTTGATGTTTTCTAAGTTTGTTCAGTCACTTAATGATATCTTTAGATTATTTCCATATGAAGCCATCTTTTCCGTGTTATGTtgactttttaagtttctttttgtaAAGTGATGGATAAGAAAACACACTTGTCCAAGGTCTAAGGGTATTTTGCTAATAAATGGttgaacagaattttaaaactttgctCTTCCTGCTACTGCTTCTGCTGCTGTGATCTTCAGCCATGTTAGTGTTGAAGAGAGAGAGGATACTTACCCAAGTTCTCTGAGAGTACCTTCCTAGGGCCAGGCCTTCTACGTACAGACCATGGACATTTTTtgaaaggttaaaaaatataaaccaagTTCAGACCGTATTACAGAATCTAGTATTTTGCTCAGACCTGCTTTCTCCAGTAGGAGATACTATTTAATTAGTTCTATAGCCCTGAGTTTAGTAAAACTTTTGAACATACTACTCTATTATGAACCaatatttattattgtttcatataaacaaatttttttaggcggggaaggtaattaggtttatctatttatttcttttggtagaggtactggggattgaaaccaggacctcgtgcatgctaggcatgcactctgccactgcaCTATACCCTTCCGCTATGAACCAGTGTTCATTAAACAATGTTTATTGAGTCTCTACCTACATGCACTATACGaggacacttttttttaaatcttttttaatgaagagaggtaattatatttatttatttagtagaggtactgggaattgaacccaggacctcatgcatgctaggcatgcactgtgccactgagctataccctcccgccgaGGACCCTTTTTAAAGAGCAGCTATCAACTTTGTTGAAATGGGTAAGTCCCTCAGCAACTGTATCTGTTGACAGTTAGAATGAAATTAATAGCTCGCTCCCCCATCTGCTTTTGGCTTTCTAGTATCCTAACCACATTTATaaggcttattttaaaatatggaaagagaACAAATGTTAAATTGTGGAAATCTTAAATCATGTTTTACTTTTCCTTCTCAAGGTGGGGAGAAGAATTCTCATTGTCCAAGCACCCTCAGGTATGTTTTTAAATCCAGCCACTAAAAACACCACCTTACCGTAAAATCAGTATCTATGGCAGTTAACTTGCTAGTTCTAATAAGTTGGTGTCAAGTCCTACATCTTTCTCAGACTTCTCTGACCTGTCTGGATACATGTTCAAACACCGTGATGTCACACATCGGATTTGGAGGGTTGGGAGTCAGTGCTTGGGTGATAGGGTCGTGCTTGTTATAGAGGTTATGGGGCTTAAAAgtccttttgtctttttgaaCTTTGATATCTTCCCCTGTAATGACGGTATTGGATTGGATGTTCTCTAAAGTACCTTCTCCCTTTTGTACTTCTCCAGATTCTGTGTTTGCCAGCATGTATGGCTTCACTCTATACTATTCAAATCTGTTGGAATAGGAGTAGGCAATTTGTTTCTGATGTTTTACACTTTGTGGGCAGAGAATGATGCAAGGGCAACTACTCAACTCTTATGTTATGTATGGCACTAAATAGACATAGacgatacataaataaatgaatgtaattGTGTTCCAGTAGAACTTTTGAATCCCCCCTCAACCACttagaaatgtaaaaatcattctcAGTTTGTGGGGCTGTACAAAAGTGGgtggcaggctggatttggcctttGATTTGTAGTTCGCTGACCCCTGTGTTTAGGCCAACGAGACCTAAATTAGTTGGAGGTGACTGGGACATCCTGTTTGCTTCCGGTAGCTGCAGTAGCATTTCTTCAAACACAACATAATGAAATGAAGCCTGGTGAGGGGGCTCaagggagagaagcagaaaaagaatagaaatcaataGGGGGGTAGCATGTGGAgtgaaaacaaattatttttgtaatataaatgACACCGTGGAATTTTCCTTTGAACACACTATGTTTGAGGTGCCTATTAGACATCTAAATGGAGATGTTGGATAACAGTTGTTTGTCTGTAGGATGATTGTCCTTCAGAGAAGGGAATGGGCTGAGTTCCCAGGGCCCAGGTTAGAATGTAAGGAAGAAGTCTTGAGAAGGAGCCCTGAGCCAAACAGTAGGAAAGCTTTGTGTTATTGGGTTCAACCCATTTGATGAATGAAAAAGCTGATGCCCAGAGAGGTCGAACAGCTTCCATATCCAGGTACAAACAAAGCCAGGACTATAGTCTGCTCCATCTCCTAACTCCAGGTCAGTGCTTTTTCTGCTGTGCACATTTGCCTCTCATTTTTACTGAATCAGTGTATAATACTATATTTGGTAACTAATTGTTTCATGTGAGTCAtcagaataatattaaaattttgacTTCCTGCCATTTGTTACTAAAGTTAATGATTCTGATTTTGATAtcctttcccccccttttttttccctttaacccCAACTTTAGGGAACTGAAGTCAAAGCAATAACATATTCAGCAATGCAGGTCTATAATGAAGAGAAGCCGGAAGTTTTTGTGATAATTGACATTTAAGataccaaaaaaaagagagagactccTATGAagaactgttttttgtttttgttttttgtttgaaaAGATACCATGATACCATAACATAAATTCTACCATATCTGTTAGATATGGAGATCTGCAGAACAGAACTTTTTAACTTGAAGTGTGACTTTCAGAAATGGAAAATCAAGGAACAGCCTTGGTCTGTGTTACCCAAGTAATCAAATTTTAAAGGATTCTTCAGGTGACAAATACGGTTCCTCCTATATTAATTCCCTGGGTAGCAGCAGGTGCCTTACAACCTGCCAGTGGAATGCAAGCCATCCAGCGTGGTCCCAGAAAGGATCATTGAAGTAAGGGCAACCTGTGTTCTTATCTGTGcagtttaaaaagtaatttgagaacTCCTACAACCAGTCTTTTGCTTTTCATCCAAATCGGTTAAGAcatattttctatgtatattaaAAGAGGTTGTGTTTTACATTGCTGTGGGACAGAGCCATCCTGTATTCCAGCTGATTTTCTTAGATGAAATAATTATAGTTGAACAATGGGAAGACTTCTCTAGAAAGAGCCCTAATTTACTCTCacttttttttaagcactgataTACTGACACTTTCCTATTTTTCCCGTAAGAAAAATTCGATGCATTTACAGATGGGCTCTTCTTTCtaacatgtaattttatattaaagccagtatatttatacaattagagaagaaaaaagaatttttaaaaatttctttggtttttaaaaattacctaagTTCTTCATTACTAACAAGACAGGAGGCcaggaaaataactttaaagttaTCTGAACTTTCCAAAGtagataatttttcaaaaatgaaagtgcTTTCATTTGACTTGTAACATTGTTCCATTCCCTGTTGGTGAGGCAGTTATCCTTGTGATGCAAGTGTTTGCAAAGCTAAGGGGGGTGGGTAtacctcaagtggtagagcgcatgcttagcatgcatgaggtcatgggctcaatccccggtacctctaaaaataaacgaacctaattacttcccccctgccaaaataaaacaattaaaaaataaagctaatttgtaaaaaaaaaaaagtgtgcaagCAAATATTAAAAGAGTTTGCAAAGTTGCTGCTTACTCACTGGTACATGAATAAAAGCTGCCACTGGGTGGTGCCAGATGTCATTATAGCATGCTGAGTTTTGCCTAATAGGAAGAGATTGTGAGCTTTCTTGGTGTTCTCTCTGAGCACTGCATTATTTTCCTCTGGGTATTTAACAGAAAGTAGGGGTAATGGAGACTAGGCCAAGAGCCTGTGGTTTGAATAGCAGCTCTTCAGATGGCTACACAGCAGGATCACTGAGGTAGCACTCCATCTTCTTTGTCCTCTggcacattttctaaatttaaattgtGGACctccaagcaaaaaaaaaaaaaaagtgtctagaAGAACCTTTTAACCTTTTGTTAGGATGAATTTCCAGGCTGAGATGGGGCTCTTTTTTTCATCGCCTTTACACATCATGGGCTActtgagggggtgggggttgaTGGTGAAAATGATCAGTGGGATATCATTGAGGGCAATGGGAGAGCCGAAGTCAGAGTAAGAGCTCTTGGGATGTATTAAGCCAAGTAGGGTGCAAACTTGGGTACAGACTTGACTAGGAAAAAAGTGTAGCTGTATCTCTTACCACCAGAGCTGTATAATGGGGTTTGGTAAAAACAAGTCAGATGTAAATATGCAATACAAATTATATTTCCATATTTATAATCAATTTATAATTCATTACAATTTCAGGTACATTTTATAATTTAGTTTGTGTTCgttttaaaatatgctaaaacAAAGGTactaaatagaaagaaaatgagtatgttaccccttaaaaattttttttttatttttagggggggtaattaggtttatttatttatttatttttaataaaggtactgtggattcaacccaggaccttgtgcatgctaagcatgcactctaccattgagctataccctccctggcCCCCTGAGTATGTCTGACCCCTACCTTGAGTATGTTACCCTTTATAAGTATAATGATGGCATTTCTgatccagcagcagcagcacacattttatttatttttagtttattttttgagATGCTTGCACTCACCAGATCGTTCTCCTAGTTTCAGGTATGTGTCTTATCCAAGGGAACAGATACCCCCATTGCAGAGCTAATTCTACCCCATAACATACCCACTCCTCTTCACTTCTGTCTTACTGTTCTCTTGTCTGGGCTGCTGTTCTCATTTCTGAAGATGTCAAGGTAGCAAATCCACTGCCCAAGCAATCAGGCAGGTACCGGGAATGGGCTGTGGGTGT
Coding sequences within:
- the ZBTB8OS gene encoding protein archease isoform X1 yields the protein MAQEGEDVRDYNLTEEQKAIKAKYPPVNRKYEYLDHTADVQLHAWGDTLEEAFEQCAMAMFGYMTDTGTVEPLQTVEVETQGDDLQSLLFHFLDEWLYKFSADEFFIPREVKVLNIDQRNFKLRSIGWGEEFSLSKHPQGTEVKAITYSAMQVYNEEKPEVFVIIDI
- the ZBTB8OS gene encoding protein archease isoform X2, with protein sequence MESWSFKDLDHTADVQLHAWGDTLEEAFEQCAMAMFGYMTDTGTVEPLQTVEVETQGDDLQSLLFHFLDEWLYKFSADEFFIPREVKVLNIDQRNFKLRSIGWGEEFSLSKHPQGTEVKAITYSAMQVYNEEKPEVFVIIDI
- the ZBTB8OS gene encoding protein archease isoform X3 yields the protein MHFFRLHAWGDTLEEAFEQCAMAMFGYMTDTGTVEPLQTVEVETQGDDLQSLLFHFLDEWLYKFSADEFFIPREVKVLNIDQRNFKLRSIGWGEEFSLSKHPQGTEVKAITYSAMQVYNEEKPEVFVIIDI
- the ZBTB8OS gene encoding protein archease isoform X4; the encoded protein is MAMFGYMTDTGTVEPLQTVEVETQGDDLQSLLFHFLDEWLYKFSADEFFIPREVKVLNIDQRNFKLRSIGWGEEFSLSKHPQGTEVKAITYSAMQVYNEEKPEVFVIIDI